The Nostoc cf. commune SO-36 genomic sequence TTCTCTCACCGATGACATTGGTACTCTGTCCAAAAAGTGTTCTTTGAACTGTAGGGCCAAGAATGGCAACCTGTGCGGTAGTATCTAGTTCTTCTTGAGTAAAATATCTCCCTTGTTGGGGATGGGTATTTCTAACTTCTGGATAATTCAAATCTGTGCCATAAATGGTTGTTGAGGTGTTCTGTCCTGCATATACCACTTGAGCGTTTCGTTGGAGATAGGCAGAAACCATCTGTGCTGATGGCGCTTGTGTAGCGATCGCTTTTGCATCTTCCCAAGTCAAGGTACTGCTAGAACCTACCCCTTGACGGACATTTCCGCTTCTTGCCGCACCCGCCAAAATTTGGATCACATCTGTACCCAATGCTTGTATCTGTTGTTCAACCCCCTTTTGCACTCCCTGACCAACAGAAGTAATCGCAATGACTGAAGAAATCCCAATAATCACGCCCAACATCGTTAAACCTGTGCGTAATTTGTTACTCCACAGAGTCTCTGCCGCCATTGTCAAAATTTCTAACAATGGTACTGTGCGGGTATTCTTAGCTTTCTTAGAGCCGCTAAATATCTTAAACATAAAGTTTTATTTGAAACTCAATACAATTCAGTTAAGCATTTCTTCCTTCTCTTCTTTGGCGTCCTTCAGGTGGTGTCTCGTAGAAATTGCGGTTCGTTAAAAGAGTTAAGCCTAGTACCGCAAGGCGAAAGTCAGCCCCTTCCCTACGGGACGCTACGCGAACGGAAAAGTCAAAAGTCAAGCTGAGTTTTGTATTCATTACCACCTCTGAATTTGGCAGTTGAACCTTTTTACTCGGTATTTGAACCTTTTTACTCGGCAGTTGAACCTTTTTACTCGGCAGTTGAGCCTTTTTACTCGGCAGTTGAGCCTTTTTACTCGGCAGTTGAGCCTTTTTACTCGGCAGTTGAGCCTTTTTACTCGGCAGTTGAGCCTTTTTACTCGGCAGTTGAGCCAAACCGTATTGATTTAAAACTAACTTTAAGGGGAACCACCGCCTTGACGACCACCACCAGTTCCTCTTCCTCCTCCGCCTCCGCCTAGACCAGGCAAAACTCCTCCTCGTGGTGTTGATTGCGGACGTGATCCTGGAGGGAAACTGAGTAATACCCTCTCGTCTCCTGTCAATCCAGACTTAACTTCGGTAAAGTTATTTGCAGTGACGCCAGTTTCAATGCGAGTAAATACAGGTTTGTTATCTGCTCCAGGCACATATACACCTGTGGCATTTTGTTGGCGCACGACTGAGGCGGTTGGCACTACTAAAGCATTTTCAACTTGACCGACTTGAAAATCTACTTCCGCATTCATCCCAGACCGCAGTAGCCTTTCTGGGTCTGAAAGCGATACTCTGACTTCAAAACTGGTGACGTTTTGCGCGACTATTGCTTGGGCAGCGATTTGGCTGACTTTACCTTCAAAGGTTTTTCCTGGGTAGGCATCTGCTTGAATCGAGACTTTTTGACCAAGGCTGATTTTGGAAATGTTTGTTTCCGCTAAACTGGCGACAATCTCATTTGTTGAAGCTAGAGACAAGATTGAAGAAGAAGAAGAAGAAGCTACTTCACTACTAGCGGTTGTGGGTGTCACGAAAGCACCGGGATCAGCAAACTTCTTTGTCACCACACCATCAAAAGGGGCGCGAATAATCGTGTCATTAATTTGAGCTTGGATGTTTTGCAGCGAACCACGAGCAGATGTTACCTGGGCACGGGCTGCGTCAATATCTTCTTGGCGTGTACCCGCTTTCACAAGTGCCAAAGCTTGCTGTCTCTGCTTCACCACAGCTCGGGCTTGCTCGATGTCTTCTGGACGTGACCCGGCTTTTTGCAACCCCAGTGCTTGCTGTACTTCATTTACGTTAGCTTGGGCGCTGTCACGATTAGAACGGCTTTGGTTAAGAGTCTGAAGGGAAATACCGCCTGCATTGTAAAGTTGTTGATTACGAACCAAATCATCTTCTGCTTGGCGAAGGGCAGCTTGAGCGCTTTGCAAGCGTGCCTGTGCTTGGGCAATATCTTGAGAGCGATTACCTGCTTGTACCTTTTGTAAATTTGCCTGGGCTTCGTCTAATACTCCTTGGGCTTGAGCAATATCTTGAGGACGATTCCCTGCGATCGCTTTTTGCAAATTCGCCTCGGCTTGTGCCAATTGTCCTTGAGCCGAGGTAAGTTGTCCCCGCAGGTTAGAATCATCCATGTAAGCGACAATCTGTCCTTGTTTGACGAGATCCCCTTCCTTGGCCAGCAGTGTTTTCAAGATGCCGGAATTTTTCGGGCTGAGGTTAATTGACCGTTCAGGCTTCACCGTTCCGTTTGCTGAAACTGTCATTGTTAAACTCTGCCTTTGTACAGGTCTTGTCAGTACCCGACGGCTGGCTTCTTGCCTGGAAACAACAGCTACTTGGTAATAAACTGCATAGCCAATTCCCCCCAAAAGGCAAAAAGCAATTAGCCAAGAGAGCCAATTACGTCTGCCCTTTTTTTCTTTACCTCTGGAACTAAAATTGGTGAATCTACGGCTTTTGATGTATCAATTTTCATATCCATTTTTTCTATAAGGAACGGCTACCGAGCTAGTTATTCACGGCTAAAACTATAGCCTGGTAGCCCTATACTGACAATGATTTTGAGTTTTTAGTGTTTTAAAGGTTTATTTGCAGTACCAATCCACTAGGAAGTCTGAAGTAATCATCACGCACTCTCACTAATCTTCCAGATGGAACAACTTCCTGATTAGGAAGAAGAATATCTCCGTTAGGAAGTCTGTAATAACCTTGATTACGCAGTCTGACTATGGATCTAGCAGGAATAATTTGCCCATTGGGATATCTGATATCACCATTGCCAAGTCTGACTACTCTGCTATAGGGTTGGTTGTTACGGTTCCAATTGTCCCTGTCTCTAGAGTTTCTGACTTCTCCAGGATAGGGTCTGCCGTTACGGTTCCAATTGTCCCTGTCTCTAGAGTTTCTGACTTCTCCAGGATAGGGTCTGCCGTTACGGTTCCAATTATCCCTGTCTCTAGAGTTTCTGACTTCTCTAGGATAGGGTCTGCCGTTACGGTTCCAATTGCCCCTGTCTCCAGGGTTTATGACTTCTACAGGATAGGGTCTGTTGTCGCGATCCCAATTTTGATCGCGATCGCCAACAACGTAGACTTTTGTCTGGGCACTTGCAGGCGCAGTCAAGAGAGTGGGAACAATGATTAGAGCAGCAGCAGCTAAAACTATCGATACACGCTTTGGTTTCAACATGAAATTGACTCCTTATTTACATTAAAGTTCTACCCTGCTGAGGTTTGGATTCAGCAATTTTAGACAGTTACTTTGGTTTTGACATCAATCAAAGTGTTTAATATTTACCTCGTCGTATAAATTCATACATAATAATTATTGATCAAAAAGTTGAAACCGATGTATGACCAAAGTCATTAGTAATTCCAGACTGATGTATGACCAAAGTCACCAGTTTTTCAATGCTCATTCCCCAAGATTGGCGAGATTTTGCTACCGTCAACAGCAGAGATCGTTTAAGCTAGCTGAAAGATTCTTTGATTAGTGGCTTAAAGGCGGTAGTGTGCCTAAACATGTTCGTTTGATTTCTTTTCTAATGATCTGTAGTTTGTGGAGTATGCCAAAAGCCGCTAACGCGCAGGCATTAATACCCCATACACTGCAACTAGATGCGACAAAGTTAGAGAAGCAGGGGTTGAGCTTGGCACAAGAGGCGGCTCAACTAGCTCAGTTCCAACAGGTTGAATTAGCTTTGCCACGAGCGCGGCTGGCTAGTCAATTGGCTCCTGGGAATGATAAAGTGTGGTTGCTCTTAGGTGGATTGCAAATACAAACTAAAGAGTTTGACGGGGCGATCGCTAGTCTGAAAAAAGCGCAATCTATCAACCCCAAAAATGGTGATATTTTGTTTGCTTTGGGATCAGCTAATTTTCAGCAGAAAAATTACCAGGCTGCTGTTGTCAATTATCAAGATGGTTTAAAGTTAAAACCCAATGATCCAGAGGGGTTATTCGATTTGGGTAATGCTTACTTTATGCTGGGTCGATTGCCAGATGCGATCGCACAGTACGATAAGGCAGTCTCTCAAGATAAAAAATTCTGGCCGGCGCTTAACAATATTGGCTTAATCAACTACGAACAGGGTAATATCCCCGACGCGATTAAGCGATGGCAATCGGCTGTAACCCTTGATAAGAAAGCCGCAGAACCTTTATTGGCCTTGGCTGTGGCACTGTATACTAAAGGCGATACCCAACAAGGACTAACTTTGGGAGAAGCTGCACTCCGTATCGATTCACGCTATGCTAATTTGAATTTCCTCAAAGAAAATCTCTGGGGCGATCGCCTCCTGTCTGATACGAAAAAATTCCTAGAATTACCCCGTATTCAATCAGCCCTACAGCAACCAGCATCATCATCAACCCCAGGGCAACAGCCTACTCAATAGGAGTGGGGAGCAGGGGAGCAGGGGGCAAAGAGGTAGTTTTTTATTCTCCCCATTCCCCATTCCCCATTCCCCACTTGCCTAAAAGTATCTTTTCGTAGTACATATATACTAACTAAGTACGGGAAATAGTTGCCGAAAAATATTGGCGGGCAAGTATTCCTGAAATTAAGTCGTTAATTCCCAGTGTTAGTCTGTGGGTAGAAGTGCAATGATTTGGTCAACAAACTGTTGATGGTCAACAACTGGCTTAGAAATGTAGCCATCAGCACCGCTTTGCTTGAGAAAGTTCTCGCGATCGCCTTCCATAGCATGGGCCGTTACTAAAATAACAGGTAAGTTTGCTGTTTTTGGATCAGATTTTAACATTTGTGTAATCTTGATCCCATCAACAGACTTACCTTGATAAACACTTCTAGACAGAGAAACATCCATCAAAATCAGGTCGACTTCTCCTGCTTGGGCAATTTTTATGACTTCTTCGACATTTTCAGTGTGTTTAACACCCAAGCCGCCACGCTTGGACAAAATTTTGGAAAAAACACGAGCATTAATTAGATCGTCTTCGACAATTAAAACAGTTTTCATGAGAATTTTAGTTATAGAGGTGAGGAAATTCCAGAATTCCAAAATTCAAAATTAAGAAATGCAATCATGGTAAATAAGTATCATGGCTACTAAGTTTATGTAGATTATACTCGTGTGCATCCTTTTTAATAGTCAATGTAGATCCTCGTCATCAAGGATGATACTACTGCTTTTTCTTCTGTGACTGTCAAAATTTTGTGATGAATCCTATTTGATCCGTTATGCTGTGGTTGCCGCAGTGTTGAGTTCCATCAGCTTTTATATAGTTAAATTTCAGGGAAAAAACTCATGGCAAAACAGTTAAACCTTCTCTCAACGGGACAGGTAATTCCAACAGCCCTGCACACTGAGATGCAACGGTCTTATCTAGAATATGCCATGAGCGTGATTGTCGGGCGAGCGCTACCAGACGTGCGTGATGGCTTAAAACCAGTGCATCGCCGCATTCTATATGCAATGCACGAACTCGGTTTAGTACCAGATAGACCCTATCGAAAATGTGCCCGTGTAGTGGGTGATGTGTTGGGTAAATACCATCCCCACGGCGACCAATCAGTTTACGATGCTTTAGTTAGGCTGGTGCAGGATTTTTCTAGCCGCTATCCTTTACTAGCAGGACACGGTAACTTTGGCAGTGTCGATAATGACCCGCCAGCAGCAATGCGTTACACAGAAACGCGCCTCGCACCCATCAGCCATGAGGGAATGCTGACAGAAATTGGTGAAGAAACTGTGGAATTTGTCGGCAACTTCGATAATTCTCAGCAAGAACCAACGGTGTTACCTGCTCAGTTGCCATTTCTGTTGCTCAATGGCTGTTCTGGTATCGCCGTAGGAATGGCGACGAATGTTCCACCACACAACTTGGGGGAAGTTGTCGATGGGTTAATTGCCTTAATCGACAATCCAGATTTGCCAGATGAAAAATTATTCGAGTTAATTCCAGGGCCAGACTTTCCCACTGGTGGAGAAATAGTTGGTGAGACGGGAATTCGGGAAGCTTACACCACAGGTAAAGGTGGGATTCTGCTGCGGGGAGTTGCGACTCTAGAGGAAATTCCAGCCAGTAGAGGAAGTAAGCGACGGACGGCAATTATCATTACAGAATTGCCTTATCAAGTGAATAAGGCTGCCTGGATTGAAAAGGTAGCAGACTTAGTAAATCAAGGACGCTTGCAAGGAATTTCCGATCTTCGGGATGAGAGCGATCGCGAAGGGATGCGGGTAGTAATTGAACTCAAACGCGATACCAATCCCCAAGAAGTTCTCCAGCATTTATATCACCAAACTGCTTTACAAATGACTTTTGGGGCAATTCTTCTAGCGATCGTAGATGGACAACCCCGCCAATTAAGTTTGCGTCAACTCTTGCAGGAGTTTTTGAGATTCCGAGAAGAGACGCTGAACCGTCGCTACAATTACGAGTTGGGGAAAGCCCAAAGTCGTGTGCATTTGGTGGAAGGTTTGCTCAAAGCGCTGTCGAATTTGGATGAGGTAATTCAAATTTTGCGGCAAGCTCCCGATGGGAGTACGGCAAAAATTAATCTTTGTAGCCAGCTAGATTTGAGTGAGGTACAAGGAGATGCAATTCTCGCTATGCCGTTGCGCCGTCTCACTAGTTTAGAACAGCAAAACTTGCAGCAGGAATTTGAGCAGATAAGTGGACAAATTAACTTATTGGAGCAATTACTCAACGATCGCCGGGAATTATTGAAGGCGCTGAAAAAAGATTTGCGATCGCTCAAGCGCAAGTACAGCGATCCCCGGCGAACGAAAATCGGAGAGGAGCAAAAGTCTAGGGCAGAGGAGCAGAAGTCTAGAGCAGATGAGGAAGAGGAACTTAAATCTTCTGAACCAGTAGAGGAAGCGGTTTTAGAATTTACCCAACGGGGTTATGTCCGCCGCACCCAGCCATCCGGAAGAAAATCAAAAGCTGAAAATGGTCTGCACGATAATGACTTCATTATCCAAACTGTGTTGACTGACACAGGGAAAGACTTGCTAATACTAACTGGTGGCGGCAAAGTCTACCCGGTGAATGTGGGAGAAATTCCCCCTACTACTGGACGTTCTCCACGGGGAAAACCTTTGATTACGATGCTTAGTAGTACTGCTCAAAGCGCTCAAGAAGCTGTAGTCAGCCGCTTTTTGCTGCCGGAAAATCTTGAAACTAGGCAGATGATTCTCTTAACAAAACAGGGAAGAATTAAACGTCTGTCTCTGGGAGAATTTACTAACTTAACTCGGCGCGGAATCACGATTTTGAAGCTCAAAGACGATGATGAATTGTCATTTACCCAGTTCACCGCTCCAGGGGCGCATCTAATTTTAGCTAGTTCAGGTGGGCGAATGTTGCGCTTTGCAGCCAATGATGAACAATTACCGATCATGGGTCGCACAGCGATGGGTTTACAAGCATTTCGGTTATTGAAAAATCAGCAAATGGTTGGCTGTGTCACTGTCGGTAAAGATGACCAACTGCTGCTAGTTACTCAAGAAGGATATGCCAAGCGGATGGCTGCGAGTCAGTTGAGAGCGGCTAATCGTGGCGATTTAGGCACGCAAGCGCTGAAATTTGCTAGCAAAACTGACAACTTAGCTGGTATGGTCATAGCGATTGCATCTGGCGAGGTAGCCTTAGTGACGAATAAGGAACGGGTAGTGCGGATACCTGTGGATACAGTGCCGCTCTTAGGTAGAGATGTCAAAGGTGAAAGCATCCTCCAACTCAACCGTGATGAAAAAATTATCACTGTGGCTGAAGTGCGATCGTAAATTAGGGTGATGTTCAACTTGCGACAAGCCAACTTGCAGGATTTAGAGGCGCTGATCCAACTGCGTCTCTAACTCCTGCAAGTTGGCGATATTAAAGGTGACTCTGACACCACAAACCTAGCAGAAGCAACTCGAAAATATCTTAGAGTGTTCCAAAAAATAAATGATCCAAAACCCGTCATTGCGAGCAAAGCGAAGCAATCGCAAGGGCTAAGATTGCTTCTCTACGAGACGCTCCGCGAACGCTCGCAATGACAATTGAGCATTTTTTGCTTGGAGTACTCTTAGCGAAAAAATGCCGTTGGGTGAGTTTTTCGCTTGGGTAGCTGAAGTGGATAATCAAATTGTTGCCACTAGCGGCTTGGTATTTTTTCAAAGACCCCCTTACAACGGCAATTTCTCAGGCTTAGAAGCTTATATTATGAACGTTTATACAATTTCCATGTGGCGAGGACAGGGAATTGCAACAGCATTATTAAAGGAAATTATCAGCTTTGTCAGAGCAACTGCGGCAAAACGCCTCTGGCTTCATACCACTAAGGATGGTAAACGTATCTACGAGAAGGTTGGTTTTGTCTCGACTTCAAAAGAAATGGAAATTGTCTACTACTGACTTAGATTATCAATATCTTTTTATTTTAAAATACAAAGGTCAAGCAATATCAATCAATTACTTGATAATTAATTTCAATAAGATTATATTGTTTATAAAGTAAAAAATCTAGATAACATTTCTTCTGTCTCAGTAAATCTCACCGAAGGCTGATGTTTTAATCTGTATAAATAGCTATCTCTATTTATGTCAAGGTGTTAAAACAAAAGTATAAATAATGTTGCTTTTTTTTAAATATTTGTTATATTAGTTTACATAAGGCAATAAACCTTAAAAATTAAATTTGGAGTTTCAATCATGACAAATGCAAGCACAACAAAAGTCACCACTCCTGTAATTGAAGATCGCAACGCTTGGCGCTGGGGCTTTACCCCACAAGCAGAAATATGGAACGGTCGCTTGGCAATGATTGGTTTTTCAGCAGCCGTTTTGGTTGAGCTTTTTTCTGGTCAAGGCTTTCTACATTTTTGGGGCATCCTATAAGTTTTAATATCTAAGATGACCTATAGATGACGTATAAATAAAAAAACCTGGAGTGCTAATTCACTACCAGGTTTTTTATTTTTTTGTAATTAGTCAGTTGTCCTTTGATTTATTTACTAATGACCAATGACTAATGACTGTTAACTAATTGACTACCGAATATATTCCTTAAGAACGCTGTTGCGATTTGGATGGCGCAACTTGCGAAGTGCTTTCGCCTCAATTTGACGAATCCGTTCGCGGGTAACGTTGAAAATCTGTCCGATTTCCTCAAGGGTTTTCATTCGACCATCATCCAAGCCGTAACGCAGTCTGAGAACATCGCGTTCGCGTGGGCTGAGACTGTCGAGGACTTTTTCAAGGTCTTCGCGCAGAAGATTTTT encodes the following:
- a CDS encoding tetratricopeptide repeat protein, with the protein product MPKHVRLISFLMICSLWSMPKAANAQALIPHTLQLDATKLEKQGLSLAQEAAQLAQFQQVELALPRARLASQLAPGNDKVWLLLGGLQIQTKEFDGAIASLKKAQSINPKNGDILFALGSANFQQKNYQAAVVNYQDGLKLKPNDPEGLFDLGNAYFMLGRLPDAIAQYDKAVSQDKKFWPALNNIGLINYEQGNIPDAIKRWQSAVTLDKKAAEPLLALAVALYTKGDTQQGLTLGEAALRIDSRYANLNFLKENLWGDRLLSDTKKFLELPRIQSALQQPASSSTPGQQPTQ
- a CDS encoding response regulator codes for the protein MKTVLIVEDDLINARVFSKILSKRGGLGVKHTENVEEVIKIAQAGEVDLILMDVSLSRSVYQGKSVDGIKITQMLKSDPKTANLPVILVTAHAMEGDRENFLKQSGADGYISKPVVDHQQFVDQIIALLPTD
- the gyrA gene encoding DNA gyrase subunit A, translating into MAKQLNLLSTGQVIPTALHTEMQRSYLEYAMSVIVGRALPDVRDGLKPVHRRILYAMHELGLVPDRPYRKCARVVGDVLGKYHPHGDQSVYDALVRLVQDFSSRYPLLAGHGNFGSVDNDPPAAMRYTETRLAPISHEGMLTEIGEETVEFVGNFDNSQQEPTVLPAQLPFLLLNGCSGIAVGMATNVPPHNLGEVVDGLIALIDNPDLPDEKLFELIPGPDFPTGGEIVGETGIREAYTTGKGGILLRGVATLEEIPASRGSKRRTAIIITELPYQVNKAAWIEKVADLVNQGRLQGISDLRDESDREGMRVVIELKRDTNPQEVLQHLYHQTALQMTFGAILLAIVDGQPRQLSLRQLLQEFLRFREETLNRRYNYELGKAQSRVHLVEGLLKALSNLDEVIQILRQAPDGSTAKINLCSQLDLSEVQGDAILAMPLRRLTSLEQQNLQQEFEQISGQINLLEQLLNDRRELLKALKKDLRSLKRKYSDPRRTKIGEEQKSRAEEQKSRADEEEELKSSEPVEEAVLEFTQRGYVRRTQPSGRKSKAENGLHDNDFIIQTVLTDTGKDLLILTGGGKVYPVNVGEIPPTTGRSPRGKPLITMLSSTAQSAQEAVVSRFLLPENLETRQMILLTKQGRIKRLSLGEFTNLTRRGITILKLKDDDELSFTQFTAPGAHLILASSGGRMLRFAANDEQLPIMGRTAMGLQAFRLLKNQQMVGCVTVGKDDQLLLVTQEGYAKRMAASQLRAANRGDLGTQALKFASKTDNLAGMVIAIASGEVALVTNKERVVRIPVDTVPLLGRDVKGESILQLNRDEKIITVAEVRS
- a CDS encoding GNAT family N-acetyltransferase yields the protein MGEFFAWVAEVDNQIVATSGLVFFQRPPYNGNFSGLEAYIMNVYTISMWRGQGIATALLKEIISFVRATAAKRLWLHTTKDGKRIYEKVGFVSTSKEMEIVYY
- a CDS encoding chlorophyll a/b-binding protein; translation: MTNASTTKVTTPVIEDRNAWRWGFTPQAEIWNGRLAMIGFSAAVLVELFSGQGFLHFWGIL